The Gemmata palustris genome includes a region encoding these proteins:
- a CDS encoding RNA ligase (ATP), whose protein sequence is MRKLASIQTVNAVEPIPNADAIEKIRVLGWWVVSKKGEHKVGDKLVYCEIDSLLPVRPEFEFLRPSSFKPAQTDASGVETLPAGFRIKTVKLRGQVSQGICFPLSLLPAGAPDEEGADATDLLGVRKWEPPLPVGMGGKVKGGFPGFLPKTDETRVQVLEAALLRHQGKTFYVTEKLDGTSFTAFLRQGEFGICSRNLWMDEADESNVLARVAKGLKLEEKLRAAREKLGHDVAIQAEVIGPGIQKNKYALKEVTLRVFSVLNVDTYRLVDHPVKLAVLADMGVEPVPQLGMIMLNHTVDELVAFSEGTSVLNPQVQREGIVLRPLVEEYDEDIGGRLSFKAINPKFLLKYDE, encoded by the coding sequence ATGCGAAAACTTGCCAGCATCCAGACCGTAAACGCGGTTGAGCCGATCCCCAACGCTGACGCCATCGAGAAGATCCGCGTCCTCGGCTGGTGGGTCGTGTCGAAGAAGGGCGAGCACAAGGTCGGCGATAAGCTAGTTTACTGCGAAATCGACAGTCTTCTGCCCGTGCGGCCGGAGTTCGAGTTCCTCCGCCCCAGCAGCTTCAAGCCCGCCCAGACCGACGCATCGGGTGTCGAGACGTTGCCCGCCGGATTTCGCATCAAGACGGTAAAGCTCCGCGGGCAGGTGTCACAGGGCATCTGCTTCCCACTCTCCCTCCTCCCAGCCGGTGCGCCGGACGAGGAAGGGGCCGACGCCACCGACTTGCTCGGCGTGCGGAAGTGGGAGCCGCCGTTGCCCGTCGGCATGGGCGGTAAGGTGAAAGGCGGTTTCCCCGGCTTCCTGCCGAAGACGGACGAGACCCGCGTGCAGGTGCTGGAAGCCGCCTTGCTGCGGCATCAGGGCAAGACGTTCTACGTCACCGAAAAACTGGACGGCACGTCGTTCACCGCTTTTCTGCGTCAGGGCGAGTTCGGCATTTGTAGCCGCAACCTGTGGATGGACGAGGCCGACGAGTCAAACGTACTCGCTCGCGTCGCCAAAGGGTTAAAACTGGAGGAGAAGCTCCGTGCCGCCCGCGAGAAACTCGGGCACGACGTGGCGATTCAGGCCGAGGTCATCGGGCCGGGCATCCAGAAGAACAAGTACGCCCTGAAGGAGGTGACACTCCGGGTGTTCAGCGTTCTGAACGTGGATACCTACCGTCTCGTTGACCACCCCGTGAAGCTGGCAGTGCTGGCCGATATGGGCGTCGAACCGGTGCCGCAGCTCGGGATGATCATGCTCAACCACACGGTCGATGAGCTAGTTGCGTTCTCGGAAGGGACGAGCGTGCTGAACCCGCAGGTGCAGCGCGAGGGCATTGTGCTCAGGCCACTGGTCGAGGAATACGACGAAGACATCGGTGGCCGCCTCAGCTTCAAGGCGATCAACCCGAAATTCCTGCTCAAGTACGACGAGTGA
- a CDS encoding tyrosine-type recombinase/integrase — MAELKPYAFDQWLNAQETWNSTTKAHAVALILGAISWAVRKGFILTNPLAGKIERPVPLLRGREARLSDGLMDILISECFERATYNRKNRTGTPAVHLRNVGFTEQFGRLLWLLRSTGARPIELRKAEAHNYQNGKLVFRWNATRGYVHKTAAKTRRDRIIFLSPEARAYVEECVAKHPEGVLFRTLRGDEWGLTNCTQKWRQWLLKRPRVLAYMQEHEINTKEVKIYGFRHAAISKWLDDGGDIYVAAQLFGTSVKMIEQRYGSPDIDRLHERFMAFAGRNPLPLPTTAAIPQS, encoded by the coding sequence GTGGCCGAACTGAAGCCCTACGCGTTCGACCAGTGGCTGAACGCGCAGGAGACGTGGAACTCGACCACGAAGGCCCACGCTGTTGCCTTGATCCTCGGTGCCATCTCATGGGCGGTTCGCAAGGGGTTCATCCTGACCAACCCGCTGGCGGGGAAAATCGAGCGGCCAGTCCCGTTGCTGCGAGGCAGAGAAGCACGCCTGAGCGACGGCCTGATGGACATCCTGATCTCGGAGTGTTTCGAGCGGGCCACATACAACCGCAAGAACCGAACCGGCACGCCAGCCGTACATCTGCGGAACGTCGGGTTCACCGAGCAGTTCGGCAGGCTGCTGTGGTTGCTCAGATCTACGGGAGCGCGACCCATCGAACTTCGGAAGGCCGAAGCCCACAACTACCAGAACGGGAAGCTGGTGTTCCGGTGGAACGCGACGAGGGGTTACGTTCACAAAACGGCCGCCAAGACGCGACGTGACCGGATCATCTTCCTCAGCCCGGAAGCGAGGGCTTACGTCGAGGAGTGTGTCGCGAAGCATCCCGAGGGTGTGCTGTTCCGCACCTTGCGGGGCGACGAGTGGGGTTTGACGAACTGTACCCAGAAGTGGCGACAGTGGCTGCTAAAGCGTCCGCGAGTGCTGGCGTACATGCAGGAGCACGAGATCAACACGAAGGAAGTCAAAATTTACGGGTTCCGTCACGCTGCAATCAGCAAGTGGCTGGATGACGGGGGTGACATCTACGTCGCAGCACAGCTTTTCGGCACCTCGGTGAAGATGATCGAGCAACGGTACGGGTCGCCCGACATCGATCGCCTGCACGAGCGATTCATGGCGTTCGCGGGAAGGAATCCGCTGCCGCTACCGACAACTGCAGCGATTCCTCAAAGCTAA
- a CDS encoding helix-turn-helix domain-containing protein, with product MGTRTRAFRSMEILWLKSKNQTHGCIAELANVSRSTVQRVLRIFAVKGLDGVRSFGWKGQPSALTPHRATIEEEFRASAAHGSRRGAADRGADRRPTEAITGP from the coding sequence ATGGGCACCCGGACCCGCGCGTTCAGGAGCATGGAGATCCTTTGGCTCAAGAGCAAGAACCAGACCCACGGGTGCATCGCCGAGCTGGCCAATGTGTCGCGGTCCACGGTCCAGCGGGTGCTGCGGATCTTCGCGGTCAAAGGTCTGGACGGCGTCCGGTCGTTCGGTTGGAAAGGCCAGCCCAGCGCCCTGACGCCGCACCGGGCCACGATCGAAGAGGAGTTCCGCGCGTCCGCCGCACACGGCTCACGACGCGGCGCGGCGGATCGAGGAGCGGACCGGCGTCCGACGGAAGCCATCACGGGTCCGTAA
- a CDS encoding transposase has translation MYFVDASHFVLASFLGWVWCFVRLYVRAASGRQRYNVLGALNAVTHELVTEINTTYITATSVCALLRTIANRGMPIPVTLVMDNARYQRCALVQGAAKELGIELLFLPSYSPNLNLIERLWKFVKMEVLNSRHHQDFKSFRTPSTGAWLI, from the coding sequence GTGTATTTCGTAGACGCGTCGCACTTCGTGTTGGCGTCGTTCCTGGGGTGGGTGTGGTGCTTCGTGCGGCTGTATGTGCGGGCGGCGAGTGGCCGGCAGCGGTACAACGTGCTGGGCGCGCTCAACGCGGTCACGCACGAACTGGTGACGGAGATCAACACGACCTACATCACGGCGACCTCGGTGTGTGCGTTGCTCCGCACGATCGCGAACCGAGGGATGCCGATACCGGTCACGTTGGTGATGGACAACGCCCGGTACCAGCGGTGCGCGTTGGTGCAGGGCGCGGCCAAGGAGTTGGGTATCGAGTTGCTGTTCCTGCCGAGTTACTCGCCCAACCTGAACCTGATCGAGCGACTGTGGAAGTTCGTCAAGATGGAAGTTCTGAACAGCCGCCACCATCAGGATTTCAAAAGTTTCAGGACGCCATCGACGGGTGCCTGGCTGATCTGA
- a CDS encoding ATP-binding protein, translated as MPDIRRPPVNPGRLLSAFGHIGYNPVSALLDIGDNSVSAQATSIAIKVDTENQQGAAGRPKAVLKAFTIVDNGTGMDEAGIDNALSLGSSPQAYHEYTLSKFGLGLKSAAASLGRCLEIITRPKADPSKAFKAVLDCSKITSDYFYELVAPSDEDIALLESVASKGSGTVIRITEPLLDSLPRASEIIEELKQRAGVIYHYYLQGQVPHAEKLAITVNGDEVKPFDPLFTSEIADGDAGDLNENTWAGLQPNFIQREQSIQLDKKGAISAVVTITQLPHPPSVGRVGTMTQAACRDRYMIGAGNYGFYIYRNHRLISWAASLGYVPQDQDLYAFRGRFLINSQADDLLNIDVTKSRIHLSETAEDQLKPLIGEAVKKSRAAWKNATANVQKILSRTPHDEANEELDKISKLEDKSDELDESVAPPAEREKLKTRRTKAVGEKPTTPEESTKLREQKQRVQWVDSLDNNQLWERAHDPEAGLIVRVNSSHRFARDMIAAVHGDANLLKVIDVLFYALARGEYGTVYKSDSDPKVIEKVMAEFRERVGGALSDLTRQLDISEFLGGK; from the coding sequence ATGCCCGACATCCGCCGCCCGCCGGTGAACCCCGGCCGCCTGTTGAGCGCCTTCGGGCACATCGGCTACAACCCCGTGTCAGCGTTGCTGGACATCGGGGACAACTCCGTCTCGGCTCAAGCGACGAGTATCGCGATCAAGGTCGATACGGAGAACCAGCAGGGGGCGGCTGGCCGGCCGAAGGCGGTACTTAAGGCGTTCACGATCGTCGACAACGGCACCGGCATGGACGAGGCCGGGATCGACAACGCCCTCTCCCTCGGCTCGTCGCCGCAGGCGTACCACGAGTACACGCTCTCCAAGTTCGGCCTCGGCCTGAAGTCGGCCGCCGCGTCCCTCGGCCGCTGCCTGGAAATCATCACCCGCCCCAAGGCCGACCCGTCGAAGGCGTTCAAGGCCGTTCTGGACTGCTCAAAGATTACCTCAGACTACTTCTACGAGCTGGTCGCGCCGTCCGACGAGGACATCGCACTGCTCGAATCGGTAGCCTCAAAAGGCTCGGGGACGGTGATCCGCATTACGGAGCCGCTGCTCGATTCTCTGCCGCGTGCTTCGGAAATCATCGAAGAGCTGAAGCAGAGGGCCGGGGTCATCTACCACTACTACCTTCAGGGGCAGGTTCCGCACGCCGAGAAGCTGGCCATCACCGTTAACGGGGATGAAGTAAAGCCGTTCGATCCGCTGTTCACCAGCGAGATCGCCGACGGGGACGCAGGTGACTTGAACGAGAACACCTGGGCTGGGCTACAGCCGAACTTCATCCAGCGAGAACAAAGCATTCAGCTCGACAAGAAGGGAGCCATCTCCGCCGTCGTGACGATCACCCAGCTTCCCCATCCGCCGAGTGTAGGCAGGGTAGGCACGATGACGCAGGCCGCCTGCCGCGACAGGTACATGATCGGTGCCGGCAACTACGGATTCTACATCTACCGGAACCACCGGTTGATTTCCTGGGCGGCCAGCCTCGGCTACGTCCCACAAGACCAGGACCTCTACGCCTTCCGCGGCCGGTTCTTGATCAACAGCCAAGCCGATGACCTGCTCAACATCGACGTAACCAAGAGCCGCATCCACCTGTCCGAAACCGCCGAGGACCAGCTCAAGCCGTTGATCGGCGAAGCGGTGAAGAAGAGCCGGGCCGCATGGAAGAACGCAACCGCGAACGTCCAGAAGATTCTCTCCCGCACGCCTCACGATGAGGCGAACGAGGAGCTGGACAAGATTTCCAAACTGGAGGACAAAAGCGACGAGCTTGACGAGAGTGTCGCCCCACCCGCCGAGCGCGAGAAGCTCAAGACCCGGCGGACGAAGGCCGTCGGTGAAAAGCCGACGACCCCGGAAGAATCGACCAAGCTGCGGGAGCAGAAGCAGCGGGTTCAGTGGGTGGATAGCCTCGACAATAACCAGCTATGGGAGCGTGCCCACGACCCGGAAGCGGGGTTGATCGTGCGGGTGAACAGCTCCCACCGATTCGCCCGGGACATGATCGCCGCTGTCCACGGGGACGCCAACCTGCTCAAGGTGATCGACGTGCTCTTCTACGCACTGGCGAGGGGCGAGTACGGGACGGTCTACAAGTCGGACTCGGACCCGAAGGTGATCGAGAAGGTGATGGCCGAATTCCGTGAGCGTGTCGGCGGTGCGCTTTCGGATCTCACGAGGCAGCTCGACATCAGCGAGTTCCTCGGCGGGAAGTAA